GAGGAAAGAAACGGCTTGTCATTGACTACAAGCCCCTCAACCACTTCCTTCAAGATGACAAATTCCCGTTACCAAAGCCTGAGGCCTTGTTCACTCAACTGCATGAAGCCCATATCTTCTCAAAGTTTGATCTCAAAGCTGAtttttggcaattgggtattaacCCCTCTGATAGGCCCAAGGCGCATACGCATTCCCTGGCCCAATACCAATGGGAGTCCTTCCATTCGGCCTTAAGACGGCCCCATCAGTTttccaaaaggccatgacaaggatattTGAGCCCATACTACACAGTGCTCTTATCTACATAGACGATATCCTTCTCTTCTCCAAAGATGTTACGGCCCATAGGACACTCCTCTCCACATTCCAACAACTGGTggattcctatggaattatgctatcagaaaagaagagctcactggcccaaactgacatcgacttccttggaatgaaattcaaggatggaaaataccaaccgGGACCTCACATTGCAGAAGAATTACTGAAGTTTCCTGATGAGGACTTGACAGTAAAATAAATACAACAGTTCCTTGGTATTATCAATTACATCAGGAAGTTTATCCCGCATGTGGCCGCCCACACTTGCCAGCTGTCAAAGATGCTTAAAAAGGATCCCCCACCATGGAGGGAAGAACAGACATGTGCagtcaaaaaattaaaagaagtggcCTTAAACCCGCCACCACTAAAGATTCCCAGCATTGGATGCCGCATCCTTCAGActgatgctagtgacacccacTGGGGTGCAGTCCTCGTCGAAGAAATTCAAGGAGAAAAGCATATCTGCGGACATGCTAGTGGAGAACCTCAAAAACATTATCATTCAGTCTATAAAGAGATATTGGCTGTCAAAAATGGGATAAAGAGATTCGAATTTCATCTGATTGGCCACCACTTCACTGTGGTCATGGACAGCTCATCCTTCCCAaaggttctagacttcaaaaacaagtctcttcctgaaccacaattactgaggcttaaggactggttcgccaagtataaattcacagTCCAGCATATCAAAGGGAAGCACAACTTGGTTCCTGACCTCCTATCCAGGCCAAAAATCCTTCACCTAATCCAAGCTTCCTCTTCACTCCCCTTGATCCTCATGGCATCATCCTCATCCTCTCCACATACTCCAGCTCCAATGCACAATTTCCTGGTTCCTACTCCAGACAGTTTTCCCCCTGGATGTTCACCAAACCAGCCTATCTCAAAAATGGCTAAGTTCGCAAGGGATCATCTGTTTCACTACCTGAGTGCAAGAAACACCCTAAGGGGATTACTCCCCTCCTCGACTGTCTTTATCCCTGATAACCCTTTCCTCACCTGTTTCAGTATCCAACCTGGCAGAGAACTCATCCTAGAAGAACTATGGCTCCTCTGGTGCATGGTTACACTCTATTCCACAGGACTGGAATTCCCCCTCATGGCCCTGTATCAGTATGTTATGAACAATACTAACAGGACTCTCCTGTCCAGATTTCTagaatggttcaagcccatttcaGCATGGCGCTCTGACTGAAGCGCATCATAGACACCCATGGAATAGAAGAGGCCCATCGCTACTCATTTCAACATCGGGACCTTGTTCATTTTTCACGTGCCTTTCTCTAGAAGGCAGATGGACTCCTCTGGACCCGAATCACTGAATACGAATGGAGGACCTACGAAGGATCAATTATTGACAAAGATGCCATGGGACCCTTGAAAAGACAACTAGCTGAGTACCTTTGTGAAATCAATAGTTACTTTTGTCTAGTGCCTACCCATGTGAGTTGTACATCACTCGGTCCCATCCGATCCCTCACTGATGAGCCTATTGACTggacccatcccatgtggcaagattctcAGGATCCAATTGACACAGAGTCACGAGATGCCATTCAGAGTGCGGACCCACCATCTCCTGTTCACCAACAGTGGCCAAAGGACTTTTTTGGAATCGACTCTGATGACTCTGACTTTGACACCCTCAATCTGTCCACCACTCCTTGATAAAAGCAAAAGTTTGTCAATAATGTAATAATGTGTGTTTGTCTTTATTTATGTTGCTTTAAGAGTGTCGGTAGCCAGTTTCTAACCGGTTGCCTGTAATGTCAAGAGCCTCCTCGCctatataaggagttgctctcttcagTTGTAATCAGACTTAGTTCCCTTTTAATAATATCCTCTGAAGTTCTCTTCTATGGCTTTCTAAACTCTTCTCCTTCTCTCCGAAAACCTTTGAATgtgtatcatactcttataatcagagatacgtatgctctacacttgcctctttaagaggatcctgtatcgaaatatctttgttttgacATTAAGGTGCGACGGTCCGTTATCACATGTGTAATGAACAAAAGGGCACTGACCagagtacctatggagagggaagaggcatagcatgagttcattatatgtgtggtaagggctcccggcttatcttggtatcagagcctggttatgTTTGTATTATACATACTTCATTGGTAAGTAGGGGAGAAATCTTCAAACTCTTgtatttctcttaatttctgtATCCTTGTTTTACGCCATCTTCTCTTATCTTGGTATATCGGTGAAACCGAATCGCTTAACTCCTTCTTAGAAGGTAGAGCGATCTCTGGCCACAACTAGCTGTACCAAATATGGCTTGTCAAACACCTAACCCTGTTTCTGAAACTCATCTCCAAACCCCTTCTCCCTCAGAGATTGTTAACCtcacttcttctctttctttctcttcaccACTTCGAAGAACACTATCCTCCAGAATTGATAATCTCATAGAAATATCTACTTTACCCGAAGATGCTCAGGTTGGAGAATCCCTCCTTCCTCTTCTCAGTCCATACAACATCTATAGACGATCTGGATCTTTAACCAGATCTATCAGATCTCTCATTTCATCTCGAAGATCTTTGTCAAAAGAATATGTTCAGCCTCAGAATGGACCAATGCTCTCTCGAGTTCATCTGTTGAACAATATGTGGCGTTAGAAATCCCTCATGACTCATCCCGGATGGAGACAAGAAGGGTTTTCTCATCTTCATTTTGAGTATGCGACTTATCCTCGATCTACATGGGAGGCGAGGTCTTCCGATTCTGACTAGAGTGTCTCTCCTTGATACACGATTCCTGCAGTATGAACATGCGGTTATAGGAACCTGCCTCACCACTTTGCATGCTGGGAGCATGGTGTTGACATTCTTCCCAAACTATAATCTCTCGCTAAGAGATCCACATCTTAGCACTGCCCTTAAAGTTCAGGTTCAACTCACTGGCGCTGCTCAGGTGACCTCTTCGATGATGGCCACCTTACACCATCAAATCATCTACAGATTGCAAGATCATGCTGTAGATCTTTCACAGCCATCTGTCTCCAATGATGCTCTGCTTGTATTGGCTGATACTGAAACCACCCCAACAATTGTTCAGATACCTAGGCAACtgcctagaaatgagcttgaacagCTCATTCCAAAGGATTGGTTAACCAATTATGAAAGGCTTCATTCAACCTCTCAGCCAATCCAGATTACTGAGTCTTCTTTCAGAAGAAACCCTGATGGAACGGTGCAGACCACGTTTCAACCTCCTCGACATTCTACAGGCTCTTTGCCTGTATTCCAGACCATGATGGTCCAGCCATTAGAAAAGGAGCAAGACTACTATCCCATTGGAGCAGTAACACCAGACAATCATTACATCTATCCTCAGAAAATAGATGGTCACTGCCCCTGGGATCTCCCAGGTTCTGGAGCATGTGATGAAGATTGTGATTGTCAAGACAATTACTGGGAAAATGAATATGACCATCCCCTGTCTGATAAAAATTGGAGGAAGCTCACCAAACAAACAAGAAGAGCCTCTTGCAAGCCACAACAAGTTCTCAGCAGAGACTATCCAGATAGTAGCCCATGGATTGGTATCCATGAGGAAACCAAACAGAAGAAGCCTCTTCCTATCTATGAGCTTGCCCTTGAGATCATcagaaaggaaggaaagaaacTACCCCCTCTTAAACCAGTTTCTTCTCCTCCTCCTGCACTTCCCCTAGTACAACCTTGTATGATGTTTTCACCTGCCTCCTATGAAGCAGATTTTCCTCCATTAGCACTGTGATGACCAGCAGACCAAGATCTCCACCAGACCTTTCATTCACTCAACTAAGGTTGATAGTGAAGGTCAGACAACCccgatcactcaagctgaagaagtttTAAACTGGCAAACCAAGAATGCTGCTGTCCAGAATAAGACGCTACAGCGTATTGATTCCAAGATTGACCAGGTCCTCACGGGACTCGGCATGTTGATCAAAAGATTGACTCCTTCACTGCTTTTGCCCAAAACATGTATAAGGATCTCCAAAGCAGAATTACCCAGCTTGATAGAGATTTGAAGGCTTTGATCCAGCAACGGAGATTTGGTGTAGAATTCAATCAAAAGGAACAGGAAATAAGAAGGCTGAAGAAACAATTAGCCCAAGTTGAAGCAGACTTGCACAAGCCACGAAGCCCAGTCTCTTTCACCCATTCAGGCCTTTCTCTGCCCAAACAACTTCTAACCCTTTCCTTCCTACACCTGAACCTGCTTACTCTCCTTTTGGACCTTTTAACTATTCATATGAACCACCTCCAACATATCACCCATCTCCTTTGTTCAGACCTACTCCAACACCTGCCAGATATGAGCAAAAGAGTCCATCTTCCTCAGAAGAATCCCATCCTTCAAAAAGGAAGATTGATAAAGGGAAGgacaaaatgtatcatgatcctcCTCCACAGCATATGGTGTCTATACCCTCTGAGCCAGAACCAGAAGAAGATTCTTCTGAAGACTCGTCTGATGATAGTGAGGACGGACGAATGGATATCACGACCTTTGCTCATGGTGATCCTCACCATGACCTCCCAAACAGGTCCTTCACCAACCACAGATTCTACCAGTGGCACTACAGGCCCTACAGGGCCTCCTCAAGACCCCCATGTTGAAATTCCTGATGATGAACCAATTCTAGACTTTGGGCTACCAGGCGCTCCACAACAGGCCAGGCCCAGTTCAGGCCCATGGTTCACCTTGGATGATGTTCCCCCATCAAGATGGAGAGACCGTCTTGCAGAATTTAAAGCTTGGCTTGATGTCCAAATGCTCCGGGAAGGTGCTGACTCCCATGCTATACTCAGAGAATTCATCTCTAGAACAGTTGGCACACTACAAGACTGGTTTTCCTCCATTGGAGAATATCAGAAAGCTCAATTTTGCCACCTGACTCCCTTACAAGCAATCAACGCTCTCTTTGCTGAATTTCTGGGAGATGCATCCTTATACAGCAAGCAGTTAAGACAAGAATTCTTTGATATGCGCTGCTGTTCTTTGAAAAGATCAGACATTGAGAAACACTACCAGCGCATGACTCAACGTTATTATCTGCTTAATGGTTACAATGATGTCAACCTCCGGCATACCTATATTGCCTCCCTACCAGAAGCATTGCAACCAGAACTCCATAGAAGTATTGCTGCTACCAGAAGAGCGATGAATGCTATCACCATAGGAGAAATCCATCAAATGACTACGCTTATGCGGATAAAATGTGCGAACAACAGAAGCTGTTCAAAGATATCATTGACAACAGCAAAGCTTTGAAGAATGTATGCCAAAAGTCTCACCTTGCCAttaaatgcaaggaaaagaaTTGTGAATGCAAGACAAAGAAAAAAGCACATTACAAGAAGCATCCTTCTGGATTCAAACCCCCTTTCaagcaaaagaaaggaagaaggtcaGTCAGATACTTTCGAAAGAAAAGAACGGGTACAAAGAAGTCTGAAAGGTGTTATATCTGTGGCAATCGTGGTCATTATGCCAAGAACTGCCCAAAAAACCCTAATAAGGCGATTAAGTTACATAACACATACAATGAGCTTCTCACATCTCCCTGGAACATGATGATGTTGAATCcctgttatttattaaaataatatttatatttttatttaaaatataaaaataaaataattaaaaattaaataagaagctGGAAGTAGCGTCCaggttttcatttaatttttttaatttttttattataataatattttatatttttaattttttatttaattaaaatttaatttagttttaaagtaaaaaataattttttataataaaaatattataatatataatattaattattataatattatttattaaaataatatttattttttatttaaattttttttttatttttttttagtttggaTGCCATCCGCACAAAACGCTATTATTAATTGTGTTTTGGATATTAAAACGCTACTGGTATTAGCGTTTTTAGGCTTTTGACTTTTTTTCACctttagtaatttttatttttaacttacCCTTGTACGGTAAATTTCCCGTCAAATGCTGATTTTACTGGCTCAACAGCGTGGACATGATCCACATCATTTCCGAACTCTGAAGGGAGGAATCTCTGGAAAACAGAGGAATTTTTCAAAACAGAAGCCACTAGACCGGCAGGAggaaaaagatattaaaaaaaaaaaaaaaaaaaatctgaaaggGAGCATACCTTAATGTTCCCAGCTTCTTTAATGGCAGCGATGATCTTCACTTGATCAGGTATTTGACCTTGACCTAATGTGGAGATCACTACATCTACTTGCTTTATTGCCTTCACCAAGCTCTCGTGATAGCACAAATCTCCCTGCATAGATCACACAATTTTTAGTTTTTTGCCAactaatgaagaagaagaagaagaagaaggaagtttGCTGAATGAACATACAATGAGGACATTGACGCCAAGGCTTTTGAAATTGTCGATGATGGTGGACTTGGCAGGGCCAGAGAGAGTGGACTCTCTCACAAGAGCAAAAGTTGGATGACCAGACTTTGCGCTGGCTTCCACTATGTGTTTTCCGATGTACCCAGTTCCTCCGATGATCAGAGTCTTGCTCTTTGATGCCATTTCTGAAACTTTGAGGTGATAATTTGTGCAGACAGAGATCAacaaagagattgatgatgatGAGTGAGAAGCTCGAGAAGAGGATTTATAGGAAGAAAAATGTCCATGGCCAGGTGTACATCTCAGAAATTACTGCTATACCACCAGGATTAGATAGAGAAAATTGGAAAATTCTGTCTTTCGTATCTGGTTCAAGAAGCCACCCATGTTCGTGCAGGTTGAGTTGAGTTTCTCAACTAGTAGACTTTTTGTCcccttaaataaaaattaatgttgTAATTTAGATTATACAgtttaacaagcttttaaaattgagaaaattcaaatttatctACGATAATTTCATGTACATAGTAGCATTTTTATATTATATGATTTTAACAATATAGCTTAGTTAGGTAACTTAAATTTTTGGTCTGAAAATAATTATTGCAAGTATTACTTTTTATCTCATCTAATTAATGGAGAAATTATGCTTAGTAGAgataaagataaaattaaaaaaaaaaattaatgcatctcaatttttttaaaattataaataattatgaataaaataatttttaaaaaataataaataaaagtgaataaaaagagtaaaaaatataattaaagatcacgctcataaaaaaaaaaagaaataaaaaatataattaaagatTACCCTGTGCTcataaaaaagagagaaagataAGAAGGGATAAATGCATAATTTGTTTCTTAATATATTTCATTGATGATGTATAATACAAGCAATTGATGCTAGAAAATTTCAATATTTTCCATATGGGTAttcattaattataatattaaggttattttttaaaaattaagttaaAGTAAGTTAATTCATTATGAGAAATTTAaagatttataaataataatttgattaatttaagttAGATATTCTAATTTTATTGTGGGTTAACATTTCAAATCTAATGGAGACTGAATTTGGTGAGTGGACTTCATaattatttcataattaattcaataattatgatCATATAATCGATTATAATAGAATTTACATGAAATTAATGTTCCATGTTTTCTTGATTTAGATGGCTTTGTTGAATGTTTACTTATCGTGTTCAAATTCTCAAACCTGTGTACGTTGCTAGTAATTCTCTTCCATACAAACAAGTAATCATAATATGAGGACTGAATTAAtgcattttttttataatatgaaCCAAAATTGGACCGAATCCAATTCTAATTTGTTCTTATGTTTttgataattataattttaattcgaTTTCAGTTTTGTCAAGTGATATTTTCTAGcaatgttataatttttttttttttaagaaaatagtttgaACCGACCAAGCTGACTGTTCAAACTACCTAATTAGATTTGGTTATTGAAAAAGGGCCCTAACTAGCACCCATATAGCCGGTTCAGGCTCAGAACTGTTGACTTGAATCAGTTTTGGGTCATGCCGGTCCGATTGGTTCAGGGCCTGAACTGCCCATGGCCGCCCATAAATGGAAGAATTGAAAAAATAAGACTTGCTTTGTGCCTGGAAAAGAAATGATTGGGTTGGATTTTCCAGTTTAAATACAATAATAGAGTTCTCCAGCGTTTCCAGTTTTCTCACCTCCCAACACAGATTCTTgaagttttgctaaatttttcttttttaaaaagaaaaataaaataacaatttgCAAGACAATCTGAATATACTGATTTCATTACCAACTCGAATGACTATTTCAAACAAAACCTTCAAATGAAAATAAGAATCCATAGCATCTAATCCAAAACAAAACCAAATGAACCCGAATGCAAAGTTGATGAAAAGGCACTTGTATTAATTCAGGAAAAGAAACAGTGCATTCAACAACACAAAACCAATTACTTCAACACAAAACCTCATTTGTTAAGGTGCTTTTTCA
This Hevea brasiliensis isolate MT/VB/25A 57/8 unplaced genomic scaffold, ASM3005281v1 Scaf1, whole genome shotgun sequence DNA region includes the following protein-coding sequences:
- the LOC110646797 gene encoding phenylcoumaran benzylic ether reductase Pyrc5 encodes the protein MASKSKTLIIGGTGYIGKHIVEASAKSGHPTFALVRESTLSGPAKSTIIDNFKSLGVNVLIGDLCYHESLVKAIKQVDVVISTLGQGQIPDQVKIIAAIKEAGNIKRFLPSEFGNDVDHVHAVEPVKSAFDDRVKIRRAIEAAGIPYTYVVSNVFAGYLLPSFNQVGVTAPPRDKVVILGDGNPKAIFNQEDDIAT